The Tepidanaerobacter syntrophicus genome includes the window TCCTAGGGACACTTTTATTTACGGCAGCAGGAGCTGCGCCATTCTGGATCAGCGATTTTAAAACTATATTGATTTCAAGAGCACTTTTCGGAATAGGGCTCGGCGTTTTGATGCCTCTTGGTAATGCTGTAATCTTAAATCTTTTTGATGGTCAGGAAAGAGCGAATATGCTTGGCATGTCAGGTCTTGTTATGAATCTGGGTGGTATAGTGCTGCAACTTTTGGGAGGGGTGCTGTGCGCTATAAAATGGAATTATGCATTTCTAGCACATCTCCTTGGAGCGATTCCCCTTATAATGGTTATGCTGATGTTGCCTGAACCTGAAAAGAAAATAGGAGAAGAGAGAGGCAAAATAAGCATACCTCCTTCCGTGTATCTAATATCAATTCTTTTTGGAATTGCAATGATGCTAAATTATCCATTGCTTGTGAACATGTCGACAATTATTATAACTGATAACTTAGGTGATGCAGCTTCTGCCGGTATAGTACTTTCAATGTTTACGGTGGGAGGTATGATAGCCGGCGGCATTTTTGGAAAACTATATCAAAAAGCTTCTAAGTTTACAATTACTATCGGCTTGATTATCCTTGCAATTGGAGCAGGCATAGTTTATTACTCAAACAATATTGTAGTACTTACTATAGGGATGATGCTTGACGGAATAGGATTTGGAATAATTATGCCCGCCATTATGATGATTCTCGGGATGATCGTCTCCCCTGCTTCTTTTGCAGCGGCATCCGGTGTTTTGATGGCCTTTATGAATCTTGGAGGTTTTGTATCCACATATTATATTGCAATGCTTGGACAAATTAACAGCGAAATACGATTTCCGATTTTTGTTGCAACAGTTATCTATGGTGCAAGTGCAGTAGTATATACTTTAATGCA containing:
- a CDS encoding MFS transporter; the protein is MDKRKATIAIMSVFFIAMGIGTITPAIQNIAEAFPDIGFSTILLVSTLPSLFIIPSTAIAGVIAGNQVGYRPLLILGTLLFTAAGAAPFWISDFKTILISRALFGIGLGVLMPLGNAVILNLFDGQERANMLGMSGLVMNLGGIVLQLLGGVLCAIKWNYAFLAHLLGAIPLIMVMLMLPEPEKKIGEERGKISIPPSVYLISILFGIAMMLNYPLLVNMSTIIITDNLGDAASAGIVLSMFTVGGMIAGGIFGKLYQKASKFTITIGLIILAIGAGIVYYSNNIVVLTIGMMLDGIGFGIIMPAIMMILGMIVSPASFAAASGVLMAFMNLGGFVSTYYIAMLGQINSEIRFPIFVATVIYGASAVVYTLMQLKSKPSISGNV